A genomic segment from Tessaracoccus defluvii encodes:
- a CDS encoding DUF3097 domain-containing protein codes for MDRYSRDVLTPGWQKAHLKKTRDVAVELDLVVEFDDFCGAIVGWENGIVLLEDRKGKRRGAPFGPGFLLEGQPVALRAPLRGGAVTPKYTASGSRVGDAPATAKVALPSRIYVEGRHDAELIEKVWGEDLRHVGVVVEYLGGIDDLPAIVAEFGPEPGRRLGVLVDHLVPGSKESRIAKQVYQAGYRETVLIEGHEFIDIWQAVRPERVGKKTWPAIPRDVDFKLGTLAALGLPHQDQADIARGWQAILARVNGWRDLEPQLNTKVETLIDFVTQDHLEP; via the coding sequence GTGGACCGCTACTCACGAGACGTACTCACCCCCGGCTGGCAGAAGGCGCACCTCAAGAAGACCCGTGACGTGGCCGTCGAACTCGACCTCGTCGTCGAGTTCGACGACTTCTGCGGCGCGATCGTCGGTTGGGAGAACGGCATCGTGCTCCTCGAGGACCGCAAGGGCAAGCGCCGCGGCGCCCCGTTCGGCCCCGGCTTCCTGCTCGAGGGCCAGCCCGTCGCGCTGCGGGCGCCGCTGCGGGGCGGCGCTGTCACGCCGAAGTACACGGCCTCCGGCTCCCGCGTGGGCGACGCGCCGGCCACCGCAAAGGTGGCGCTGCCCAGCCGCATCTACGTCGAGGGCAGGCACGACGCCGAGCTGATCGAAAAGGTGTGGGGCGAGGACCTGCGGCACGTCGGCGTCGTCGTCGAATACCTCGGCGGCATCGACGACCTGCCCGCCATCGTCGCGGAGTTCGGGCCAGAGCCGGGGCGCCGCCTCGGCGTGCTGGTGGACCACCTCGTGCCCGGCAGCAAGGAGTCGCGCATCGCGAAGCAGGTCTACCAGGCCGGATACCGCGAGACCGTCCTGATCGAGGGGCACGAGTTCATCGACATCTGGCAGGCGGTCCGCCCCGAGCGGGTGGGGAAGAAGACCTGGCCCGCCATCCCCAGGGACGTGGACTTCAAGCTCGGCACGCTCGCCGCGCTCGGCCTGCCGCACCAGGACCAGGCGGACATCGCGCGCGGCTGGCAGGCGATCCTGGCCCGCGTGAACGGCTGGCGCGACCTCGAGCCGCAGCTGAACACCAAGGTCGAGACGCTGATCGACTTCGTGACGCAGGACCACCTCGAGCCCTGA
- the uvrB gene encoding excinuclease ABC subunit UvrB: MRPLEELQRQVAPLQVISEYKPSGDQPRAIAELEKRIRAGEKDVVLLGATGTGKTATVAWLAERLQRPVLVMQPNKTLAAQFANELRDLLPKNAIEYFVSYYDYYQPEAYLPQTDTYIEKDSSLNEEVERMRHAATSSLLTRRDVIVVATVSAIYGLGTPEEYLEQRLTLRVGDEFDRDALLRHLVDIQYARNDIGGGRGTFRVKGDTLEIFPMYEENALRVEFFGDEVERIATLHPVSGNVLHEDTEAYVFPATHYSAGHDRMERAIGGIEAELQERLAEYEAQGKLLEAQRLRMRTSYDIEMMRQIGSCSGIENYSRHIDGRTPGSAPSCLIDYFPEDFLLVVDESHVTIPQIGGMYEGDASRKRTLVEHGFRLPSAIDNRPLKFDEFVTRIGQTVYLSATPGPYEMERSDGFVEQIIRPTGLVDPEVILKPTKGQIDDLMAEVKLRVERNERVLVTTLTKKMAEDLTDYLRDHGIRTRYLHSDIDTLRRIELLRELRLGEYDVLVGINLLREGLDLPEVSLVAILDADKEGFLRSERSLIQTIGRAARNVAGEVHMYADKITPSMEAAIEETNRRRAIQVAYNTAHGIDPQPLRKRIADVSDMLAREDADTTELLNSTPSGKGGRRGLDPSSMATDELKKLIAELTDQMHAAAAELQFEVAARHRDEIADLKKELRGMIEANR; this comes from the coding sequence ATGCGTCCGCTCGAAGAATTGCAGCGCCAGGTGGCGCCCCTGCAGGTGATCTCGGAGTACAAGCCGTCCGGCGACCAGCCGCGCGCCATCGCCGAACTCGAGAAGCGGATCCGGGCGGGTGAGAAGGACGTCGTGCTCCTCGGCGCCACCGGCACGGGCAAGACGGCGACCGTCGCGTGGCTGGCGGAGCGCCTGCAGCGGCCCGTGCTCGTCATGCAGCCCAACAAGACCCTCGCCGCGCAGTTCGCCAACGAGCTGCGCGACCTGCTGCCGAAGAACGCCATCGAGTACTTCGTCTCCTACTACGACTACTACCAGCCCGAGGCCTACCTCCCCCAGACGGACACCTACATCGAGAAGGACTCGTCGCTCAACGAGGAGGTCGAACGGATGCGGCACGCCGCCACCAGCTCGTTGCTGACGCGCCGCGACGTGATCGTGGTGGCGACGGTGTCGGCGATCTACGGCCTCGGCACCCCCGAGGAGTATCTCGAGCAGCGGCTCACCCTGCGGGTCGGCGACGAGTTCGACCGCGACGCCCTCCTGCGTCACCTCGTCGACATCCAGTACGCCCGCAACGACATCGGCGGCGGCCGCGGCACGTTCCGGGTGAAGGGCGACACGCTCGAGATCTTCCCCATGTACGAGGAGAACGCGCTGCGCGTCGAGTTCTTCGGTGACGAGGTCGAACGGATCGCCACCCTGCATCCCGTCTCCGGCAACGTGCTGCACGAGGACACCGAGGCCTACGTCTTCCCCGCGACGCACTACTCGGCCGGCCACGACCGGATGGAGCGGGCCATCGGCGGCATCGAGGCCGAGCTGCAGGAGCGGCTCGCCGAGTACGAGGCGCAGGGAAAGCTGCTCGAGGCGCAGCGACTGCGGATGCGCACCAGCTACGACATCGAGATGATGCGCCAGATCGGGTCCTGCTCCGGCATCGAGAACTACTCCCGTCACATCGACGGCCGCACCCCCGGGTCGGCGCCGTCCTGCCTGATCGACTACTTCCCGGAGGACTTCCTGCTCGTCGTCGACGAGTCGCACGTGACCATCCCGCAGATCGGCGGCATGTACGAGGGCGACGCCTCCCGGAAGCGGACGCTGGTCGAGCACGGCTTCCGGCTGCCGAGTGCCATCGACAACCGCCCGCTGAAGTTCGACGAGTTCGTCACCCGCATCGGGCAGACCGTCTACCTGTCGGCCACGCCGGGCCCCTACGAGATGGAGCGCAGCGACGGGTTCGTGGAGCAGATCATCCGCCCCACGGGCCTGGTCGACCCGGAGGTGATCCTCAAGCCCACGAAGGGGCAGATCGACGACCTGATGGCCGAGGTGAAGCTGCGGGTCGAGCGCAACGAGCGGGTCCTCGTCACGACCCTGACGAAGAAGATGGCCGAGGACCTGACCGACTACCTGAGGGACCACGGCATCCGCACCCGCTACCTCCACTCGGACATCGACACCCTGCGCCGGATCGAGCTGCTGCGCGAGCTGCGGCTCGGCGAGTACGACGTCCTCGTCGGCATCAACCTGCTGCGGGAGGGCCTCGACCTGCCGGAGGTGTCGCTGGTGGCGATCCTCGACGCCGACAAGGAGGGTTTCCTCCGCTCGGAGCGGTCGCTGATCCAGACCATCGGCCGCGCCGCCCGTAACGTCGCCGGCGAGGTGCACATGTACGCCGACAAGATCACGCCGTCGATGGAGGCGGCCATCGAGGAGACGAACCGGCGTCGTGCGATCCAGGTGGCCTACAACACGGCCCACGGTATCGACCCGCAGCCGCTGCGCAAGCGGATCGCCGACGTGTCCGACATGCTCGCCCGCGAGGACGCCGACACCACGGAGCTGCTGAACTCGACGCCGTCAGGCAAGGGCGGCCGCCGCGGCCTCGATCCGTCGTCAATGGCCACCGACGAGCTGAAGAAGCTCATCGCCGAGCTGACCGACCAGATGCACGCCGCCGCGGCCGAGCTGCAGTTCGAGGTCGCGGCCCGCCACCGCGACGAGATCGCCGACCTCAAGAAGGAACTGCGCGGGATGATCGAGGCCAACCGGTAG
- a CDS encoding ATP-binding cassette domain-containing protein has product MTTAITIRGLNKDYGRFRALDGLDLDLDGGRIVGLLGENGCGKTTLLKVLAGALTRYDGDVRIHGHRPGPESKAMVSFLPDASFLPDTSTLDGCIRRYRDFFADFDEDHARELIGFFSLDTGARLSTLSKGMREKAQIALAMSRRAKVYLLDEPISGVDPAARDVLLQAIVRDLDPEALVVISTHLIHDLEPILDGVAFMRYGRVLLSGEVDDLRAEHGKSIDALFREVYR; this is encoded by the coding sequence ATGACCACCGCGATCACGATCCGCGGCCTCAACAAGGACTACGGCAGGTTCCGTGCCCTCGACGGGCTCGACCTCGACCTCGACGGCGGCCGCATCGTCGGTCTCCTGGGGGAGAACGGCTGCGGCAAGACCACGCTGCTGAAGGTGCTGGCCGGCGCGCTGACCCGCTACGACGGCGACGTCCGGATCCACGGACACCGGCCCGGCCCGGAGTCCAAGGCGATGGTGTCGTTCCTGCCGGACGCCAGCTTCCTACCCGACACCTCGACCCTCGACGGCTGCATCCGACGCTACCGTGACTTCTTCGCCGACTTCGATGAGGACCATGCGCGGGAACTCATCGGCTTCTTCTCCCTCGACACCGGGGCGCGGCTGTCGACCCTGTCGAAGGGCATGCGGGAGAAGGCCCAGATCGCGCTCGCCATGTCGAGGCGCGCGAAGGTCTACCTCCTCGACGAACCCATCTCCGGCGTCGACCCGGCCGCCCGCGACGTCCTGCTCCAGGCGATCGTCCGCGACCTGGACCCCGAGGCCCTCGTGGTCATCTCCACCCATCTCATCCACGACCTGGAGCCGATCCTCGACGGCGTCGCCTTCATGCGGTACGGCCGGGTCCTGCTCAGCGGCGAGGTCGACGACCTGCGCGCCGAGCACGGCAAGTCCATCGACGCGCTCTTCCGGGAGGTCTACCGATGA
- a CDS encoding LppU/SCO3897 family protein — protein MPDFGPPADPAQPSFDPTGQPGYAAPGAQQPAQGNQDYWEANAAQQPPQGVFDQAPKKKGILGKVGSIVVALLVAFGAYTAFQNFASDAALEPGNCLVISGESNDDVDHKLVDCDDADTYSYYVASVSKGDSSAGTCEGVEYESTVTKRGSTRTKSISCLIPQFTEGKCYTGVDESIADYVVADCTGADYRITKVADDAAASCEAPAEPWSFSIPARTYCIEILG, from the coding sequence GTGCCGGACTTCGGACCGCCCGCCGACCCGGCCCAGCCCAGCTTCGACCCCACCGGCCAGCCCGGCTATGCGGCGCCGGGCGCCCAGCAGCCGGCGCAGGGCAACCAGGACTACTGGGAGGCGAACGCCGCCCAGCAGCCGCCGCAGGGGGTCTTCGACCAGGCACCGAAGAAGAAGGGCATCCTCGGCAAGGTGGGCAGCATCGTCGTTGCTCTGCTCGTCGCCTTCGGCGCCTACACCGCCTTCCAGAACTTCGCCAGCGACGCTGCCCTCGAGCCCGGCAACTGCCTGGTCATCAGCGGTGAGAGCAACGACGACGTGGACCACAAGCTGGTCGACTGCGACGATGCCGACACATATTCCTACTACGTGGCCTCCGTCAGCAAGGGCGACTCCTCGGCGGGCACCTGCGAGGGAGTCGAGTACGAGAGCACGGTCACGAAGCGCGGCTCCACCAGAACCAAGTCGATCTCCTGCCTGATCCCCCAGTTCACCGAGGGCAAGTGCTACACGGGCGTCGACGAGAGCATCGCCGACTACGTGGTGGCCGACTGCACCGGCGCCGACTACAGGATCACGAAGGTCGCTGACGACGCGGCCGCGAGCTGCGAGGCACCCGCCGAGCCCTGGTCATTCAGCATCCCGGCCCGCACCTACTGCATCGAGATCCTCGGCTGA
- a CDS encoding maleylpyruvate isomerase family mycothiol-dependent enzyme, whose amino-acid sequence MPPVRPPFSDVVDAVREQTALLLGLTISYSDEDWAAATSLTGWSRSHVAAHLAEGARGMVRVIRSLHSGIPRRMYDSEAANQRAIELGALADGLDLQIRLDTSASELQAELAALEDDDRLVSLRAGYQVPAHDIPLARLSEVVLHHVDMGCILEESDLVPGIAEALLAFHVERIGHRDDYPPLRLVADEGYIGSVGRPGATTGMHGPSADLLVWLTRGIETPRLYRAE is encoded by the coding sequence ATGCCACCGGTCCGCCCCCCATTTTCCGATGTGGTCGACGCGGTCCGTGAGCAGACGGCCCTGCTGCTCGGCCTCACCATCAGCTACTCCGATGAGGACTGGGCTGCCGCCACCTCGCTGACGGGCTGGAGCCGCAGCCACGTCGCCGCGCACCTCGCGGAGGGGGCCCGCGGAATGGTACGCGTCATCCGCTCCCTGCACAGCGGGATCCCGCGGCGCATGTACGACTCGGAGGCCGCCAACCAACGCGCCATCGAGCTGGGTGCGCTGGCGGACGGGCTCGACCTCCAGATCCGGCTCGACACGTCGGCGAGCGAACTGCAGGCCGAACTGGCCGCGCTGGAGGACGACGATCGCCTGGTGTCGCTCCGCGCGGGCTACCAGGTCCCGGCCCACGACATTCCCCTGGCCAGGCTCAGCGAGGTCGTGCTGCACCACGTCGACATGGGCTGCATCCTCGAGGAGTCCGACCTGGTCCCCGGGATCGCAGAGGCGCTGCTGGCCTTCCACGTCGAGCGCATCGGCCACCGCGACGACTATCCCCCGCTGCGGTTGGTCGCCGACGAGGGATACATCGGCTCGGTGGGCAGGCCCGGGGCCACCACGGGCATGCACGGTCCCTCGGCGGATCTGCTGGTGTGGCTGACGAGGGGCATCGAGACACCACGCCTCTACCGGGCCGAGTGA
- a CDS encoding ABC transporter substrate-binding protein — MKEAVERYASEYTAATVDVKWTPGDYGTILAAELLTSPPDVFEVEQGGSLDMIRSGQLADLTDLIGDRVSEFNPAVMDRFTFEGKIHGIPQTIDMQLLYYRPSLLEAAGVKPPTTFDELAAAAAAVKTADVGGFFAGNDGGIGVLGTILIWASGHDQLTEDRSAVAFLTDDFYAALTSYRDFLNSGAVLPAASAEWYDGAPFVNGETAMQWGGLWSLPDIKAAWGDDVAVLPFPAIGAKGRPAVPFGAFGACVAADGKNVDAAKEFVKWLWIDQEDKQVDFSNSYGTHIPAKPALVAKADKLSEGPGKDAAQFVADSGFANDIMWSGALGIAFGTALSNVIKGGADPASEFAAFEATATAELAKLQG; from the coding sequence GTGAAGGAGGCCGTCGAGCGTTACGCGTCCGAGTACACGGCCGCCACGGTCGACGTGAAGTGGACGCCCGGCGACTACGGCACGATCCTCGCCGCCGAGCTCCTCACCAGCCCGCCTGACGTGTTCGAGGTGGAGCAGGGCGGCTCGCTCGACATGATCCGCTCCGGCCAGCTGGCCGACCTCACCGACCTCATCGGGGACCGGGTCTCCGAGTTCAACCCGGCCGTGATGGACCGCTTCACCTTCGAGGGGAAGATCCACGGCATCCCGCAGACCATCGACATGCAGCTCCTGTACTACCGTCCCTCGCTGCTCGAGGCGGCCGGGGTCAAGCCGCCGACGACGTTCGACGAGCTGGCCGCGGCGGCCGCCGCAGTCAAGACGGCCGACGTCGGAGGCTTCTTCGCGGGCAACGACGGCGGTATCGGGGTGCTCGGCACCATCCTGATCTGGGCCTCCGGCCACGATCAGCTCACCGAGGACCGTTCCGCCGTCGCGTTCCTGACCGACGACTTCTACGCCGCGCTGACCTCGTACCGCGACTTCCTGAACTCCGGCGCGGTCCTTCCCGCGGCCTCGGCCGAGTGGTACGACGGTGCGCCGTTCGTCAACGGCGAGACGGCGATGCAGTGGGGCGGCCTGTGGTCGCTGCCGGACATCAAGGCCGCCTGGGGTGACGACGTCGCCGTCCTCCCCTTCCCGGCGATCGGCGCCAAGGGCCGCCCGGCGGTGCCGTTCGGCGCGTTCGGCGCCTGCGTCGCGGCCGACGGCAAGAACGTGGACGCCGCCAAGGAGTTCGTGAAGTGGCTGTGGATCGACCAGGAGGACAAGCAGGTCGACTTCTCCAACTCGTACGGCACCCACATCCCCGCCAAGCCCGCGCTGGTGGCCAAGGCCGACAAGCTGTCGGAGGGCCCCGGTAAGGATGCGGCACAGTTCGTGGCTGACAGCGGCTTCGCCAACGACATCATGTGGTCGGGTGCCCTGGGTATCGCGTTCGGCACTGCGCTGAGCAATGTCATCAAGGGTGGCGCCGATCCGGCGTCCGAATTCGCCGCGTTCGAGGCCACCGCCACGGCCGAACTGGCTAAACTCCAGGGCTGA
- a CDS encoding GntR family transcriptional regulator, producing the protein MDFDPSVPIWLQLVDEFRRRIVTGEWPRGERIAGVRELAGDLRVNPNTVQRALAELDRLGLTRSERTAGRFATDDGAVIDAARVELAAEAASDYARRAAGLGLSLASASEVLGRHWPDTTQGGQA; encoded by the coding sequence ATGGACTTCGACCCGAGCGTGCCGATCTGGCTGCAGCTGGTCGACGAGTTCCGGCGACGCATCGTCACGGGCGAATGGCCCCGCGGCGAACGCATCGCAGGGGTCCGTGAACTGGCCGGCGACCTGCGCGTCAACCCGAACACCGTGCAGCGTGCGCTGGCCGAGCTGGACCGACTCGGGCTGACCCGATCGGAGCGCACGGCCGGCCGCTTCGCGACCGACGACGGGGCCGTCATCGACGCCGCCCGCGTCGAACTGGCCGCTGAGGCGGCATCCGACTACGCCAGGCGGGCCGCCGGCCTCGGGCTGAGCCTGGCCTCGGCCAGCGAGGTGCTCGGCCGGCACTGGCCTGACACGACTCAAGGAGGACAGGCATGA
- a CDS encoding leucyl aminopeptidase family protein — MSHAAPYPTFALPHRELRVTVGELTTDTGAVGHVVFDGEAPPEITGLSAARAAELGFTPKVGSTLVLVAGDDPVTVLLGGGDRAAADATALRNIAAHLARAVPHQEHLALRVPETAIPVADAMAALVEGAALARYVYRIGEDGPEAKLSSLALLAEPGDDAAAGIARGQLTVRATKLARDLGGTPGGMLTATRFGEVALDLGVKAGLEVTVVGEDELVELGCGGLLGINLGSVEPPVMIKLVYRPDGEPAGKLALVGKGIMYDAGGLALKPGDEVHAVMKNDMSGAGAIFAAMTVLGELGCRAQVTGYLMCTDNMPSGSALRLGDIVVMRGGKTVEVVNTDAEGRMVMGDALVLATEEPVDAIIDVATLTGAALRTLGTEIAAVLGNDEALLDRVKASAERTDEPVWELPLAHRYRSELDSPLADLRNMGGANAGTITAALFLEEFVAGKPWAHIDIAGTAQSWSASGWRNNGVTGFGARLLIDLALNFSVGHTVERTAR; from the coding sequence ATGTCCCACGCAGCCCCGTACCCCACCTTCGCCCTGCCGCACCGCGAGCTACGCGTCACGGTAGGGGAGCTGACCACCGACACCGGTGCCGTCGGCCACGTCGTCTTCGACGGTGAGGCGCCGCCCGAGATCACCGGCCTCAGCGCGGCCCGGGCCGCCGAGCTCGGATTCACCCCCAAGGTGGGCTCGACACTCGTGCTCGTGGCAGGCGACGACCCCGTCACCGTCCTGCTCGGCGGCGGCGACAGGGCGGCCGCGGACGCGACCGCGCTGCGCAACATCGCGGCCCACCTCGCCCGCGCCGTCCCGCACCAGGAACACCTCGCGCTCCGGGTGCCGGAAACGGCCATTCCCGTCGCGGACGCGATGGCGGCCCTCGTCGAGGGCGCGGCGCTGGCCCGCTACGTCTACCGCATCGGTGAGGACGGCCCGGAGGCCAAGCTGAGCTCGCTGGCGCTGCTGGCAGAGCCGGGGGACGACGCCGCCGCCGGCATCGCACGTGGCCAGCTCACCGTCCGCGCCACCAAGCTCGCCCGCGATCTTGGCGGCACCCCCGGCGGAATGTTGACGGCCACCCGGTTCGGCGAGGTCGCCCTCGACCTCGGCGTCAAGGCCGGCCTCGAGGTGACGGTGGTCGGCGAGGACGAACTGGTCGAGCTGGGATGCGGCGGCCTGCTCGGCATCAACCTCGGCAGCGTCGAGCCGCCCGTGATGATCAAGCTGGTCTACCGGCCGGACGGTGAGCCCGCCGGGAAGCTCGCGCTGGTCGGCAAGGGCATCATGTACGACGCGGGCGGCCTGGCGCTGAAGCCGGGCGACGAGGTGCACGCCGTCATGAAGAACGACATGTCGGGCGCAGGCGCCATCTTCGCCGCCATGACGGTGCTGGGTGAGCTCGGGTGCCGCGCCCAGGTGACCGGCTACCTGATGTGCACCGACAACATGCCGTCCGGCTCGGCGCTGCGGCTGGGTGACATCGTCGTCATGCGCGGCGGCAAGACCGTCGAGGTGGTCAACACCGACGCCGAGGGGCGCATGGTCATGGGGGACGCCCTCGTCCTGGCCACCGAGGAGCCCGTCGACGCGATCATCGACGTCGCGACCCTCACCGGCGCCGCCCTGCGCACGCTGGGTACCGAGATCGCGGCCGTCCTGGGCAACGACGAGGCGCTCCTCGACCGGGTCAAGGCCTCCGCTGAGCGCACGGACGAGCCGGTCTGGGAGTTACCTCTGGCCCACCGCTACCGGAGCGAGCTCGACTCGCCGCTGGCAGACCTGCGCAACATGGGAGGCGCGAACGCCGGAACCATCACCGCGGCGCTGTTCCTCGAGGAGTTCGTCGCGGGCAAGCCGTGGGCCCACATCGACATCGCGGGGACCGCCCAGTCGTGGAGCGCCTCGGGCTGGCGGAACAACGGGGTCACGGGATTCGGTGCCCGGCTCCTGATCGACCTGGCGCTGAACTTCAGCGTCGGACACACGGTGGAGAGGACGGCGAGATGA
- a CDS encoding AbgT family transporter — protein MSAEAEETPAAEEKASGLLGAVERIGNKVPHPVLMFAYLIVFVIVLSWGLSLAGVSITEQIAVPVDQAAPTTTTTRTRRSRGSLRAPRRTTRTGPSSRRPSRSRACSPGRGSGSSSRPS, from the coding sequence ATGAGCGCGGAAGCAGAGGAGACGCCCGCGGCGGAGGAGAAGGCCAGCGGGCTGCTGGGCGCCGTCGAACGCATCGGCAACAAGGTGCCGCACCCGGTGCTGATGTTCGCCTACCTGATCGTCTTCGTGATCGTCCTGTCCTGGGGGCTGAGCCTCGCCGGCGTGAGCATCACCGAACAGATCGCCGTTCCCGTCGACCAGGCGGCCCCGACTACGACTACTACGAGGACACGACGCAGCCGGGGCTCACTCCGGGCACCCCGCCGTACGACGAGGACTGGACCATCATCGAGGAGACCATCCCGATCAAGAGCCTGCTCTCCGGGGAGGGGATCCGGTTCATCTTCTCGTCCTTCGTGA
- the hemW gene encoding radical SAM family heme chaperone HemW → MAQLPDGDMAPADGALPASALAVGAPFSVYLHVPFCRVRCGYCDFNTYTPTEVGELAPGTFLHAARAELDLARSILGPRRVETVFFGGGTPTMLPAEDLAGLLGAIGDRFELAPDAEVTTEANPETLTPRYLATLREAGFTRLSLGLQSVVPHVLKVLERTHTPSRGLDAARWAAAEGFDHVSLDLIYGTPGESLDDWRSSLDAVLETPVDHVSAYALIVEEGTRLGMQVRRGEVAMPDDDDLADKYLVADDLLSGLGYANYEVSNWARPGGQCRHNLAYWRGNDWWGIGPGAHSHIGGVRFWNRKHPRSYAASLAEGSSPALARELLSGEDRRVERVLLELRLAEGLDLGVLTRTEAARVPAVVDRGLGVVGDGRLVLTQAGRLLADGVIRDLLD, encoded by the coding sequence ATGGCACAGCTTCCCGATGGTGATATGGCGCCCGCCGACGGGGCCCTGCCCGCCTCGGCGCTGGCGGTCGGCGCCCCGTTCTCGGTCTACCTGCACGTCCCGTTCTGTCGGGTGCGGTGCGGCTACTGCGACTTCAACACCTACACGCCGACCGAGGTCGGCGAACTCGCGCCAGGAACCTTCCTGCATGCCGCCCGCGCCGAACTCGATCTGGCGCGCAGCATCCTCGGACCCCGCCGCGTCGAGACGGTGTTCTTTGGCGGCGGCACGCCCACGATGCTTCCCGCCGAGGACCTGGCCGGTCTCCTCGGGGCGATCGGGGACAGGTTCGAGCTCGCGCCCGATGCGGAGGTCACCACCGAGGCGAACCCCGAGACCCTGACACCCCGGTACCTGGCGACGCTGCGGGAGGCCGGATTCACACGCCTGTCACTGGGGCTCCAGTCGGTGGTGCCGCATGTGCTGAAGGTGCTGGAGCGCACCCACACGCCGAGCCGTGGCCTGGACGCTGCGCGCTGGGCCGCGGCCGAGGGGTTCGACCACGTTTCCCTCGACCTGATCTACGGGACCCCCGGCGAGTCGCTCGACGACTGGCGCTCCAGCCTCGACGCCGTCCTCGAGACGCCGGTCGACCACGTCAGCGCCTATGCGCTCATCGTGGAGGAGGGTACGAGGCTCGGCATGCAGGTCCGGCGCGGCGAGGTCGCGATGCCAGACGACGACGACCTCGCCGACAAGTACCTCGTCGCCGACGACCTGCTGTCGGGTCTCGGCTATGCGAACTACGAGGTCAGCAACTGGGCCCGCCCCGGTGGGCAGTGCCGGCACAACCTGGCCTACTGGCGTGGCAACGACTGGTGGGGGATCGGCCCCGGCGCCCATTCGCACATCGGCGGGGTCCGGTTCTGGAACCGCAAGCACCCCCGCTCCTACGCAGCCTCGCTGGCGGAGGGGTCGTCGCCCGCGCTCGCCCGCGAACTGCTGAGTGGGGAGGACCGGCGCGTCGAGAGGGTCCTGCTCGAGCTGCGGCTCGCCGAGGGGCTCGACCTGGGGGTGCTGACCCGGACGGAGGCGGCGCGGGTCCCTGCCGTCGTGGACCGGGGCCTCGGCGTCGTCGGGGACGGACGGCTCGTCCTCACGCAGGCGGGACGCCTCCTCGCCGACGGCGTCATCAGGGACCTGCTGGACTGA